A genomic region of Arachis hypogaea cultivar Tifrunner chromosome 5, arahy.Tifrunner.gnm2.J5K5, whole genome shotgun sequence contains the following coding sequences:
- the LOC112802989 gene encoding disease resistance protein Roq1 isoform X2 — MSTLASLVLLLLVPMPCFRGEDTRNGFTSNLYHALDQKGIHTFIDDEELQKGEEITPALVKAIQESRIAIVVFSKNYASSAFCLDELAKILELLKLEGRLVWPIFYDVDPSDVRHQKGSYAGALAKHEERFQNDDNGKVQKWRNALREAANLSGSHFKPGSQQEYKFIENIVSDIPKKLNYTPLHVADNPVGLESPVLEVKSLLQLGSNNNKDGGVHMIGICGSGGIGKTTLARAVYNSVADQFDGLCFLADVRENAINKNHGLAQLQETLLYEVLDESNIRIRDVNRGIAIIKRRLQQKKILLVLDDVDDLTQLRAMAGGDDWFGSGSRIIITSRDKHLLEAQYGMNPNKIYEVKELNKKEALELFCWKAFRSNKVKSGYEDISNRVLSYAGGVPLALEVIGSNLYNKSIDQWSSALDKYKKIPIKKIQEVLEVSYDGLHEDEKSIFLDIACFFNKEKISYVKQMLHVRGFHPEDGIDVLIDRSLMKIDKNNNCVRMHDLIQDMGREIVRRESTSKPGKRSRLWNDEDIVHVLENDMGSDRVEVIILHSSKRRVNWNGKAFKKMRNLKVLIFWDVHFSVGPDHLSNSLRVLEWDGYPSPSLPSDFHPTKLFILNLCNSSLKLDNPLKNFNSLSFMDFGECEFLTEVPDLSGVPNLGALCLDNCRNLVKVHRSVGFLEKLILLSVQGCTKLRTLVDEINLPSLETLDLSGCTSLVCFPEIVATMENIRVIYLDSTAIYDLPLTMFNLVSLERLYLRNCRDLKSLQGCIRLLPKLEVVIFPKQRGFRLNSVVHGFEQKISSEFMIHHGPRPLVPWEACCTVSSDSNLIQSSHHWRRHISPEEERGAGSEGASSVSFRYRRKLPGVIGALFTTETTDIDTFGSVLEFRVLVLVNRSYMFSSSSVYVISETRRTQPLLVNVILRTLQGHGERYVFRSESESENEWNLVQIVGEMYFHRPCTEGEGKNTAVGAVMKRSSLVFDTEYCCMEDIQYSNGDTCESDALPGVTYIDSLTKESNLREQLYILYKKYYYREDIQYSNDDPRESDALLARISVG, encoded by the exons ATGAGCACCTTGGCGAGCTTGGTGCTGCTGCTGCTGGTGCCTATGCCTTG TTTCAGAGGAGAAGATACTAGAAACGGTTTCACCAGTAATCTCTACCATGCACTGGATCAAAAGGGGATCCACACCTTCATTGATGATGAGGAGcttcaaaagggggaagaaattACTCCAGCACTTGTGAAGGCTATTCAAGAATCTAGGATTGCCATCGTTGTGTTCTCTAAGAACTATGCCTCATCTGCTTTCTGTTTGGACGAGCTTGCAAAGATTCTTGAGCTGTTGAAACTTGAAGGAAGATTGGTTTGGCCAATCTTTTATGATGTGGATCCATCAGATGTTCGCCATCAGAAAGGTAGCTATGCGGGGGCATTAGCAAAACATGAAGAACGGTTCCAGAATGATGACAATGGCAAGGTACAAAAATGGAGGAATGCTCTACGTGAAGCAGCTAATTTGTCCGGTTCACATTTCAAACCAGG GTCTCAACAGGAATACAAGTTCATTGAAAACATTGTTAGTGACATCCCCAAAAAGCTGAATTACACTCCTTTACATGTTGCTGACAACCCGGTTGGCCTGGAATCACCAGTGCTAGAAGTGAAGTCTCTGCTACAACTTGggtctaataataataaagatggAGGAGTACACATGATTGGGATTTGTGGAAGTGGGGGAATAGGTAAAACAACACTTGCAAGAGCTGTGTATAACTCTGTTGCTGATCaatttgatggtttgtgttttCTTGCTGATGTTAGAGAAAATGCAATCAACAAGAATCATGGTCTTGCACAACTCCAAGAGACACTTCTTTATGAAGTTCTTGATGAGAGTAATATAAGAATAAGAGATGTCAACAGAGGGATTGCAATTATAAAAAGGAGGCTTCAACAAAAGAAGATTCTTTTGGTTCTTGATGATGTTGATGACTTAACCCAGTTAAGGGCTATGGCCGGAGGCGATGATTGGTTCGGTTCAGGTAGTCGGATAATTATCACTTCTAGGGACAAACATTTGTTAGAAGCACAATATGGGATGAATCCAAACAAGATTTATGAGGTCAAAGAGTTAAACAAAAAAGAAGCTCTTGAATTGTTCTGTTGGAAGGCCTTTAGAAGCAACAAAGTTAAGTCAGGGTATGAAGATATTTCCAACCGTGTTCTTTCTTATGCTGGTGGTGTTCCTTTGGCTTTGGAAGTAATAGGCTCTAACTTGTATAACAAGAGCATAGATCAATGGAGCTCTGCATTAGATAAGTACAAAAAAATTCCCATTAAGAAGATTCAAGAAGTGCTCGAGGTAAGTTATGATGGACTACATGAAGATGAGAAGAGTATTTTTCTTGATATAGCTTGTTTCTTCAACAAGGAAAAGATATCATATGTGAAGCAAATGCTACATGTCCGTGGTTTCCACCCTGAAGATGGTATTGACGTTTTGATCGACAGATCTTTGATGAAGATTGACAAGAATAATAATTGTGTGAGAATGCATGATTTGATTCAAGATATGGGTAGAGAAATTGTTAGAAGGGAATCAACTTCTAAGCCTGGCAAACGTTCTAGACTATGGAATGATGAGGACATTGTTCATGTTCTAGAAAATGACATG GGAAGTGATAGAGTTGAAGTCATAATTTTGCACTCAAGCAAGCGTAGAGTGAATTGGAATGGAAAAGCATTCAAGAAAATGAGGAATCTCAAAGTTCTCATATTCTGGGATGTACATTTTTCAGTTGGTCCTGATCATCTGTCAAACAGTTTAAGAGTGTTGGAGTGGGATGGATATCCATCACCATCATTACCCTCTGATTTTCATCCCACTAAACTCTTCATACTCAATTTGTGCAACAGTTCTCTCAAATTGGACAATCCACTCAAG AATTTCAATTCCTTGAGTTTCATGGATTTTGGAGAGTGTGAATTCTTGACAGAAGTACCCGACCTTTCAGGAGTCCCAAATTTAGGAGCACTGTGTCTTGATAACTGCCGAAATTTAGTTAAAGTCCACAGGTCAGTTGGATTTCTGGAGAAATTGATTTTGCTGAGTGTTCAAGGATGCACCAAGCTCCGCACTCTCGTAGACGAAATCAATCTTCCATCTCTTGAGACTCTGGACCTCAGTGGCTGCACAAGCCTTGTGTGCTTCCCAGAAATCGTAGCAACTATGGAAAACATTCGAGTAATTTACTTAGACAGCACCGCCATATATGATTTGCCACTCACCATGTTCAATCTTGTTAGCCTGGAGCGCTTGTATCTCAGGAACTGcagagatctgaaaagtctacaAGGCTGCATTCGCTTGCTACCAAAACTCGAGGTCGTGATTTTTCCGAAACAAAGAGGATTTCGATTGAATTCCGTGGTACACGGATTTGAGCAAAAGATATCATCAGAGTTCATGATTCACCACGGTCCTCGACCGCTGGTTCCATGGGAAGCTTGTTGCACAGTCTCCAGTGATTCGAATCTCATCCAATCATCTCACCATTGGCGCCGCCATATTTCGCCGGAAGAAGAACGCGGCGCCGGATCTGAGGGTGCATCGAGTGTGAGCTTCAGGTACCGGAGAAAACTCCCGGGGGTAATCGGCGCGTTGTTTACGACTGAAACAACGGACATTGACACCTTTGGCTCTGTTCTAGAGTTTAGGGTTCTTGTGTTGGTGAATCGCAGTTACATGTTCTCTTCGTCGAGTGTTTACGTAATCTCTGAGACAAGAAGGACACAGCCATTACTGGTGAATGTAATTCTCCGCACACTTCAAGGCCACGGCGAGCGATATGTTTTCAGATCGGAGTCGGAGTCGGAGAATGAATGGAATCTGGTGCAGATTGTTGGCGAGATGTATTTTCACAGGCCGTGTACGGAGGGGGAGGGAAAGAACACGGCGGTGGGAGCAGTTATGAAACGGAGCAGCCTTGTTTTTGACACGGAATATTGTTGCATGGAGGATATTCAATATTCGAACGGTGACACGTGTGAAAGTGATGCCCTTCCGGGAGTAACTTATATCGATTCGCTGACAAAGGAGAGCAATCTAAGGGAGCAACTGTACATATTGTACAA GAAATATTATTACAGGGAGGATATTCAATATTCGAACGATGACCCGCGTGAAAGTGATGCCCTTCTCGCAAGAATATCGGTTGGCTGA
- the LOC112802989 gene encoding disease resistance protein Roq1 isoform X1: MIMAEPSSSSSSSFPYEVFLSFRGEDTRNGFTSNLYHALDQKGIHTFIDDEELQKGEEITPALVKAIQESRIAIVVFSKNYASSAFCLDELAKILELLKLEGRLVWPIFYDVDPSDVRHQKGSYAGALAKHEERFQNDDNGKVQKWRNALREAANLSGSHFKPGSQQEYKFIENIVSDIPKKLNYTPLHVADNPVGLESPVLEVKSLLQLGSNNNKDGGVHMIGICGSGGIGKTTLARAVYNSVADQFDGLCFLADVRENAINKNHGLAQLQETLLYEVLDESNIRIRDVNRGIAIIKRRLQQKKILLVLDDVDDLTQLRAMAGGDDWFGSGSRIIITSRDKHLLEAQYGMNPNKIYEVKELNKKEALELFCWKAFRSNKVKSGYEDISNRVLSYAGGVPLALEVIGSNLYNKSIDQWSSALDKYKKIPIKKIQEVLEVSYDGLHEDEKSIFLDIACFFNKEKISYVKQMLHVRGFHPEDGIDVLIDRSLMKIDKNNNCVRMHDLIQDMGREIVRRESTSKPGKRSRLWNDEDIVHVLENDMGSDRVEVIILHSSKRRVNWNGKAFKKMRNLKVLIFWDVHFSVGPDHLSNSLRVLEWDGYPSPSLPSDFHPTKLFILNLCNSSLKLDNPLKNFNSLSFMDFGECEFLTEVPDLSGVPNLGALCLDNCRNLVKVHRSVGFLEKLILLSVQGCTKLRTLVDEINLPSLETLDLSGCTSLVCFPEIVATMENIRVIYLDSTAIYDLPLTMFNLVSLERLYLRNCRDLKSLQGCIRLLPKLEVVIFPKQRGFRLNSVVHGFEQKISSEFMIHHGPRPLVPWEACCTVSSDSNLIQSSHHWRRHISPEEERGAGSEGASSVSFRYRRKLPGVIGALFTTETTDIDTFGSVLEFRVLVLVNRSYMFSSSSVYVISETRRTQPLLVNVILRTLQGHGERYVFRSESESENEWNLVQIVGEMYFHRPCTEGEGKNTAVGAVMKRSSLVFDTEYCCMEDIQYSNGDTCESDALPGVTYIDSLTKESNLREQLYILYKKYYYREDIQYSNDDPRESDALLARISVG, from the exons ATGATAATGGCGGAACCATCatcgtcatcttcttcttccttcccaTACGAAGTCTTCCTCAGTTTCAGAGGAGAAGATACTAGAAACGGTTTCACCAGTAATCTCTACCATGCACTGGATCAAAAGGGGATCCACACCTTCATTGATGATGAGGAGcttcaaaagggggaagaaattACTCCAGCACTTGTGAAGGCTATTCAAGAATCTAGGATTGCCATCGTTGTGTTCTCTAAGAACTATGCCTCATCTGCTTTCTGTTTGGACGAGCTTGCAAAGATTCTTGAGCTGTTGAAACTTGAAGGAAGATTGGTTTGGCCAATCTTTTATGATGTGGATCCATCAGATGTTCGCCATCAGAAAGGTAGCTATGCGGGGGCATTAGCAAAACATGAAGAACGGTTCCAGAATGATGACAATGGCAAGGTACAAAAATGGAGGAATGCTCTACGTGAAGCAGCTAATTTGTCCGGTTCACATTTCAAACCAGG GTCTCAACAGGAATACAAGTTCATTGAAAACATTGTTAGTGACATCCCCAAAAAGCTGAATTACACTCCTTTACATGTTGCTGACAACCCGGTTGGCCTGGAATCACCAGTGCTAGAAGTGAAGTCTCTGCTACAACTTGggtctaataataataaagatggAGGAGTACACATGATTGGGATTTGTGGAAGTGGGGGAATAGGTAAAACAACACTTGCAAGAGCTGTGTATAACTCTGTTGCTGATCaatttgatggtttgtgttttCTTGCTGATGTTAGAGAAAATGCAATCAACAAGAATCATGGTCTTGCACAACTCCAAGAGACACTTCTTTATGAAGTTCTTGATGAGAGTAATATAAGAATAAGAGATGTCAACAGAGGGATTGCAATTATAAAAAGGAGGCTTCAACAAAAGAAGATTCTTTTGGTTCTTGATGATGTTGATGACTTAACCCAGTTAAGGGCTATGGCCGGAGGCGATGATTGGTTCGGTTCAGGTAGTCGGATAATTATCACTTCTAGGGACAAACATTTGTTAGAAGCACAATATGGGATGAATCCAAACAAGATTTATGAGGTCAAAGAGTTAAACAAAAAAGAAGCTCTTGAATTGTTCTGTTGGAAGGCCTTTAGAAGCAACAAAGTTAAGTCAGGGTATGAAGATATTTCCAACCGTGTTCTTTCTTATGCTGGTGGTGTTCCTTTGGCTTTGGAAGTAATAGGCTCTAACTTGTATAACAAGAGCATAGATCAATGGAGCTCTGCATTAGATAAGTACAAAAAAATTCCCATTAAGAAGATTCAAGAAGTGCTCGAGGTAAGTTATGATGGACTACATGAAGATGAGAAGAGTATTTTTCTTGATATAGCTTGTTTCTTCAACAAGGAAAAGATATCATATGTGAAGCAAATGCTACATGTCCGTGGTTTCCACCCTGAAGATGGTATTGACGTTTTGATCGACAGATCTTTGATGAAGATTGACAAGAATAATAATTGTGTGAGAATGCATGATTTGATTCAAGATATGGGTAGAGAAATTGTTAGAAGGGAATCAACTTCTAAGCCTGGCAAACGTTCTAGACTATGGAATGATGAGGACATTGTTCATGTTCTAGAAAATGACATG GGAAGTGATAGAGTTGAAGTCATAATTTTGCACTCAAGCAAGCGTAGAGTGAATTGGAATGGAAAAGCATTCAAGAAAATGAGGAATCTCAAAGTTCTCATATTCTGGGATGTACATTTTTCAGTTGGTCCTGATCATCTGTCAAACAGTTTAAGAGTGTTGGAGTGGGATGGATATCCATCACCATCATTACCCTCTGATTTTCATCCCACTAAACTCTTCATACTCAATTTGTGCAACAGTTCTCTCAAATTGGACAATCCACTCAAG AATTTCAATTCCTTGAGTTTCATGGATTTTGGAGAGTGTGAATTCTTGACAGAAGTACCCGACCTTTCAGGAGTCCCAAATTTAGGAGCACTGTGTCTTGATAACTGCCGAAATTTAGTTAAAGTCCACAGGTCAGTTGGATTTCTGGAGAAATTGATTTTGCTGAGTGTTCAAGGATGCACCAAGCTCCGCACTCTCGTAGACGAAATCAATCTTCCATCTCTTGAGACTCTGGACCTCAGTGGCTGCACAAGCCTTGTGTGCTTCCCAGAAATCGTAGCAACTATGGAAAACATTCGAGTAATTTACTTAGACAGCACCGCCATATATGATTTGCCACTCACCATGTTCAATCTTGTTAGCCTGGAGCGCTTGTATCTCAGGAACTGcagagatctgaaaagtctacaAGGCTGCATTCGCTTGCTACCAAAACTCGAGGTCGTGATTTTTCCGAAACAAAGAGGATTTCGATTGAATTCCGTGGTACACGGATTTGAGCAAAAGATATCATCAGAGTTCATGATTCACCACGGTCCTCGACCGCTGGTTCCATGGGAAGCTTGTTGCACAGTCTCCAGTGATTCGAATCTCATCCAATCATCTCACCATTGGCGCCGCCATATTTCGCCGGAAGAAGAACGCGGCGCCGGATCTGAGGGTGCATCGAGTGTGAGCTTCAGGTACCGGAGAAAACTCCCGGGGGTAATCGGCGCGTTGTTTACGACTGAAACAACGGACATTGACACCTTTGGCTCTGTTCTAGAGTTTAGGGTTCTTGTGTTGGTGAATCGCAGTTACATGTTCTCTTCGTCGAGTGTTTACGTAATCTCTGAGACAAGAAGGACACAGCCATTACTGGTGAATGTAATTCTCCGCACACTTCAAGGCCACGGCGAGCGATATGTTTTCAGATCGGAGTCGGAGTCGGAGAATGAATGGAATCTGGTGCAGATTGTTGGCGAGATGTATTTTCACAGGCCGTGTACGGAGGGGGAGGGAAAGAACACGGCGGTGGGAGCAGTTATGAAACGGAGCAGCCTTGTTTTTGACACGGAATATTGTTGCATGGAGGATATTCAATATTCGAACGGTGACACGTGTGAAAGTGATGCCCTTCCGGGAGTAACTTATATCGATTCGCTGACAAAGGAGAGCAATCTAAGGGAGCAACTGTACATATTGTACAA GAAATATTATTACAGGGAGGATATTCAATATTCGAACGATGACCCGCGTGAAAGTGATGCCCTTCTCGCAAGAATATCGGTTGGCTGA